From one Sesamum indicum cultivar Zhongzhi No. 13 linkage group LG13, S_indicum_v1.0, whole genome shotgun sequence genomic stretch:
- the LOC105176380 gene encoding RNA-binding protein pno1 encodes MQNYAANSVAAAAGMEVDATAAPAQQKPGLFAQKPNFKPAKAHEISDGEIQFRKMPVPQHRFTPLKKSWLEIYTPIYEEMKIDIRMNLKARRVELKTRSDTPDVSNLQKCADFVHAFMLGFDVVDAVALLRMEELYVESFEIKDVKTLRGEHLSRAIGRLSGKGGRTKFAIENATRTRIVIADTKIHILGSFANIKVARDSLCSLILGSPASKVYSKLRAVTARLAETF; translated from the coding sequence ATGCAAAATTACGCAGCCAACAGCGTCGCCGCCGCCGCTGGCATGGAGGTTGATGCCACTGCCGCTCCAGCGCAGCAAAAGCCTGGTCTGTTCGCCCAAAAACCGAATTTTAAACCCGCAAAGGCGCATGAAATCTCCGATGGGGAAATCCAATTCCGCAAAATGCCTGTTCCCCAACACCGCTTCACTCCATTGAAGAAATCCTGGCTCGAAATCTACACTCCGATTTATGaggaaatgaaaattgatatccGTATGAACCTCAAGGCCCGCAGGGTTGAGCTTAAGACCCGATCGGACACACCCGACGTCAGCAACCTCCAGAAGTGTGCCGATTTCGTGCACGCCTTCATGCTGGGCTTCGACGTGGTTGACGCTGTGGCGTTGCTCCGAATGGAAGAGCTTTACGTGGAGTCTTTTGAGATTAAAGATGTGAAGACGTTGAGAGGGGAGCACTTGTCGAGGGCAATTGGGCGGTTAAGTGGGAAGGGAGGGAGGACAAAATTTGCGATTGAGAACGCAACTAGGACAAGAATTGTTATTGCAGACACAAAGATTCATATACTTGGGTCGTTTGCAAACATCAAAGTCGCTAGGGACTCTCTCTGCAGCTTAATTTTAGGTTCACCTGCTTCTAAAGTTTATTCAAAGCTTAGAGCAGTGACGGCCCGCCTTGCTGAAACGTTTTGA
- the LOC105176378 gene encoding probable glycosyltransferase At5g03795, producing the protein MSAVKLPQPAPSAAAICTLRGSVLTLAILTLVTFSYISLKSLRSPSLLSPPSTDPTPLTVQPLQRQVSYDADASNAENTEEDGDGNGGGDDDVYHLPKVFRLNYGEMERRFKVYVYPDGDPNTYYQTPRKLTGKYASEGYFFQNLRESNFVTDDPDRADLFFIPISCHKMRGKGISYENMTVIVHDYVESLISKYPYWNRTLGADHFFVTCHDVGVRATEGVPLLVKNSIRVVCSPSYDVGFIPHKDVALPQILQPFALPAGGNDLENRTTLGFWAGHRNSKIRVILARVWENDTELDISNNRINRATGHLLYQKRFYRTKFCICPGGSQVNSARIADSIHYGCVPVILSNYYDLPFNDILNWHKFSVILKEKDVYQLKEILKNITQEEFAILHNNLVKVQKHFQWNSPPVKHDAFHMVMYELWLRHHVIKY; encoded by the exons ATGTCGGCGGTGAAACTCCCTCAGCCTGCTCCCTCCGCCGCCGCCATCTGCACTCTCCGAGGCTCCGTCCTTACTCTCGCTATCCTGACACTCGTCACCTTCTCTTACATCTCCCTTAAATCCCTCCGCTCCCCTTCTCTTCTATCCCCTCCGTCCACTGACCCTACGCCCCTCACCGTACAACCCTTACAGCGACAG GTGAGTTATGATGCCGACGCGAGTAATGCGGAGAATACGGAGGAAGATGGAGATGGGAATGGTGGTGGAGACGACGACGTTTATCATTTGCCCAAGGTGTTTAGATTGAATTATGGGGAAATGGAGAGGAGATTTAAGGTGTACGTATACCCGGATGGGGATCCGAATACCTATTACCAGACTCCGAGGAAGCTGACGGGAAAATACGCGAGTGAGGGCTATTTTTTCCAGAATCTTAGGGAGAGTAACTTCGTGACGGATGATCCAGATCGGGCGGATTTGTTCTTCATTCCGATCTCTTGCCATAAGATGCGAGGCAAG GGTATATCATACGAGAACATGACTGTAATCGTTCACGACTATGTGGAGAGCTTGATATCCAAGTATCCATATTGGAATAGGACTCTTGGTGCAGATCATTTCTTTGTCACTTGCCATGACGTTGGAGTCAGAGCAACTGAAGGAGTTCCACTTCTTGTAAAGAATTCAATCCGTGTTGTTTGCTCACCAAGCTATGATGTTGGATTTATACCACACAAAGATGTTGCTCTCCCACAAATTCTTCAGCCATTTGCACTCCCAGCTGGAGGAAATGATTTGGAAAATAG GACGACACTTGGTTTCTGGGCAGGGCATAGGAACTCCAAAATTCGGGTCATACTGGCTCGTGTCTGGGAAAATGACACAGAACTTGATATTTCAAATAACAGAATAAACAGGGCAACAGGACATCTTCTGTATCAGAAGAGATTTTACAGAACTAAGTTCTGCATTTGCCCTGGTGGCTCGCAGGTTAACAGTGCTCGCATAGCAGATTCCATACATTATGGATGCGTACCTG TGATACTTTCGAATTACTATGACTTGCCTTTCAATGACATTCTAAATTGGCATAAATTCTCGGTCATACTAAAGGAGAAAGATGTCTATCAGCTGAAGGAAATTCTCAAGAATATAACACAAGAAGAATTTGCTATATTGCACAACAATTTGGTCAAG GTCCAGAAGCACTTCCAGTGGAACTCACCTCCTGTCAAGCATGATGCTTTCCATATGGTCATGTATGAACTTTGGCTGCGCCATCATGTGATCAAATACTAA
- the LOC105176381 gene encoding receptor-like cytosolic serine/threonine-protein kinase RBK1 has translation MEGGETVKEVGTEILMDKGKEVSEEEEAAEKETQETEPANDVENKAAESVSCGTVDESSPRGVLEIPVPGSDSDPSSIDDSTSNLAAERGIALDMNYGAVHLKKLFGQIKRRSAMSITSIPIIGYDISKKAFKRKLGRNNSSEESIDCDELVVPKPSWRNFTYAELKQATDNFSSDKLLGKGGHAEVYKGFLPDGHVVAVKKITKEEKKNEDRVGDFLTELGIIAHIDHPNTAKLIGFSSDGGLHLVLQFSPHGSLGTVLHGSGESLDWNLRYKVALGIAEGLKYLHCDCQRRIIHRDITASNILLSEDYDAQISDFGLAKWLPEKWLHHVVSPIEGTFGYMAPEYFMHGIVHEKTDVFAFGVLLLELITGRRAVDSSQQSLVMWAKPLLEQNNIKEVADPRLGENYSVIEMKRAMFAAFICIHHLPNMRPNMPRVVQVLKGEHEPLDMKNKQKSMGMKALLWESCDLEDYTSTTYLNDLNRHKELIME, from the exons ATGGAAG GAGGTGAGACAGTTAAAGAGGTTGGGACAGAAATCCTTATGGACAAAGGGAAGGAGGTGtcggaggaggaggaggctGCTGAAAAAGAAACCCAAGAAACAGAGCCCGCGAATGATGTCGAAAACAAGGCAGCAGAGTCCGTGTCGTGTGGGACTGTGGATGAATCGTCTCCGAGGGGTGTTTTGGAGATACCCGTGCCGGGTTCGGACTCGGACCCGAGCAGCATTGACGACAGCACCAGCAATTTGGCGGCGGAAAGAGGGATTGCATTGGACATGAATTATGGGGCTGTACATCTGAAAAAACTGTTTGGTCAGATAAAGCGGAGGTCTGCGATGAGTATCACGAGTATTCCGATTATCGGTTACGACATTTCGAAGAAGGCGTTTAAGAGGAAGTTGGGGAGGAATAACAGCTCCGAGGAGTCCATTGATTGTGATGAGCTTGTCGTGCCTAAGCCATCTTGGAGGAACTTTACTTATGCCGAACTTAAACAAGCTactgataattttagttccG ATAAGTTGCTTGGGAAAGGTGGGCATGCCGAAGTATATAAAGGGTTCTTGCCGGATGGTCACGTCGTAGCTgtgaagaaaataacaaaggaagaaaagaagaacGAGGACAGAGTCGGTGATTTCTTGACCGAGCTTGGGATCATTGCTCACATTGATCATCCAAATACGGCTAAGTTGATCGGCTTCAGTTCCGATGGTGGTTTGCACCTTGTCCTCCAATTTTCTCCACATGGAAGCCTGGGAACTGTACTACATG GTTCTGGAGAGAGTTTGGATTGGAACCTGCGGTATAAGGTGGCTTTAGGGATTGCTGAGGGACTGAAGTATCTGCATTGCGACTGCCAAAGGCGTATAATTCACAGAGACATAACAGCCTCAAACATATTACTCTCAGAAGATTATGATGCTCAG ATATCCGATTTTGGACTGGCAAAATGGCTTCCAGAGAAATGGCTTCACCATGTTGTTTCTCCAATTGAAGGCACTTTCGG GTACATGGCTCCGGAGTATTTCATGCATGGGATAGTTCACGAGAAGACTGATGTGTTTGCTTTTGGTGTCCTACTGCTCGAGCTCATAACCGGCCGTCGAGCAGTTGATTCAAGCCAACAAAGCCTTGTGATGTGG GCAAAACCGCTCCTGGAGCAGAACAACATCAAAGAAGTTGCAGATCCTCGGTTAGGGGAAAACTACAGCGTTATAGAAATGAAGCGTGCCATGTTTGCAGCTTTCATATGCATACATCACTTGCCCAACATGCGTCCCAACATGCCCCGG GTTGTTCAGGTGTTAAAGGGCGAGCACGAACCCTTAGACATGAAGAATAAACAAAAGTCGATGGGCATGAAAGCACTTCTTTGGGAGTCATGCGACTTAGAGGACTACACGTCTACGACATACTTAAACGACTTGAATCGCCATAAGGAGCTAATTATGGAGTAA
- the LOC105176377 gene encoding metal transporter Nramp1, translated as MAALVEIQEKPTWKKALGYIGPGFLVSVAYLDPGNLETDLQAGADHKYQLLWIVLAGLGFALIIQSRSANLGVATGKHLSEHCKTEYPNPINYCLWILAEIAVIAAEVPQVIGTAFAFNILFNVPIWSGVLLAGLNTLLLLGLQRYGIRKLEVAIGVLVLVVGGCFCSVMANAKPNVEEIMKGMFIPKLSTSSATRDAIALLGALIMPHNLFLHSALVISRKISRSVDGIRSASKYFLLESALALFIAFLINVAVISVTGSVCSNPNISTENKDHCQNITLNSAAFLLKNALGNWSSKLYAVSLLASGQSSTVTGTYAGQYIMQGFLEFKMKLWLRNLLTRCIVIAPSLVACIIGGPSAASKLIIIASMILSFELPFALVPLLKFTSSEAKMGQHKNSKMVTLILWTLGFGSIVINMYFLGSSLLGWLTSNRMSKAAAISAAILILPVIILYITMLLYLTFKPETPTTNPLDCILSSGGSSGGDSTRERENNDIQRDTEIQLEDI; from the exons ATGGCGGCGTTGGTTGAAATTCAGGAAAAGCCGACATGGAAAAAGGCGCTTGGCTACATCGGCCCTGGATTCTTGGTTTCGGTGGCGTATCTCGACCCTGGCAACC TGGAGACGGACTTACAAGCTGGTGCTGACCACAAGTACCAG CTGCTCTGGATTGTGCTGGCTGGGCTAGGGTTTGCGCTGATTATTCAGTCGCGTTCTGCTAATCTTGGGGTGGCTACAG GGAAGCATCTGTCGGAGCACTGTAAGACGGAATATCCAAATCCCATAAATTATTGCCTCTGGATATTGGCTGAAATTGCTGTCATTGCTGCAGAGGTACCTCAAG TAATAGGGACAGCTTTTGCATTTAACATTCTCTTCAATGTGCCCATCTGGTCTGGAGTTTTACTGGCTGGACTCAACACTCTTCTGCTTCTTGGTTTACAGAGATATGGT ATAAGGAAGTTGGAAGTGGCAATTGGCGTACTAGTGTTGGTAGTAGGAGGCTGCTTCTGCTCAGTGATGGCAAATGCTAAGCCTAATGTGGAGGAGATTATGAAGGGAATGTTCATCCCCAAATTGAGCACCTCTAGTGCTACAAGAGATGCCATTGCTCTCCTGGGAGCTCTCATCATGCC GCACAATCTCTTCCTTCACTCAGCTTTAGTGATCTCCAGAAAGATATCGCGTTCTGTTGATGGAATAAGG AGTGCAAGCAAGTACTTCTTACTGGAAAGTGCACTAGCATTGTTCATCGCCTTCCTCATCAATGTGGCAGTGATATCAGTGACTGGGAGTGTGTgctcaaatccaaatatatctACAGAGAACAAGGACCACTGCCAGAATATCACCCTCAATTCTGCTGCTTTTCTGCTCAAG AATGCTCTTGGGAATTGGAGTTCAAAGCTATATGCTGTGTCTTTACTTGCATCTGGTCAAAGTTCAACTGTAACAGGGACATATGCAGGCCAATACATTATGCag GGATTTCTAGAGTTCAAAATGAAACTATGGTTGCGGAACCTACTGACAAGGTGCATTGTCATAGCTCCAAGCTTAGTAGCCTGCATTATTGGTGGTCCTTCCGCAGCATCCAAATTGATCATCATTGcttct ATGATCTTGTCCTTTGAACTTCCATTTGCATTGGTTCCACTCCTCAAGTTTACTAGCAGTGAGGCCAAGATGGGACAGCACAAGAATTCCAAGATG GTAACTCTGATCCTATGGACCCTGGGATTTGGCTCTATTGTGATCAATATGTACTTCTTGGGTTCCAGTTTGCTAGGATGGCTTACAAGCAACAGGATGTCCAAAGCTGCAGCCATCTCTGCAGCTATTCTGATACTCCCAGTAATAATACTCTATATTACTATGTTACTATACCTAACATTTAAGCCAGAAACTCCTACCACAAATCCACTGGACTGTATTTTGAGTTCCGGGGGATCCAGTGGGGGAGATTCGACTAGAGAAAGGGAAAACAATGATATCCAAAGGGATACTGAGATTCAACTAGAAGACATATGA